In one window of Chitinophagales bacterium DNA:
- a CDS encoding (Fe-S)-binding protein, producing MKVNTMAELMMNGETPEILFWVGCAGSFDQRAQKITKAFATILDKTGIKWAILGKEEACTGDPARRAGNEFLFQMMAYQNIQVLNGYGIKKIVTTCPHCFNTLKNEYPELGGHYEVIHHTTLLQQLIDEGKIRMKEGGSFKGKRITYHDSCYLGRANDIYEAPRKVLEALDAELVEMKRCRTKGLCCGAGGAQMFKEDEPGDKRINLERTEEALQTGAGFIASACPFCNTMMTDGVKLNEKEEAVQVLDIAEMIAMNME from the coding sequence ATGAAAGTGAATACCATGGCCGAGCTGATGATGAACGGTGAAACACCGGAAATACTTTTCTGGGTAGGATGCGCCGGCAGTTTTGATCAGCGTGCACAAAAAATCACCAAGGCCTTTGCCACTATTTTAGACAAAACCGGTATTAAGTGGGCAATACTTGGCAAAGAAGAAGCTTGTACCGGTGATCCTGCGCGCAGAGCTGGCAATGAGTTTCTCTTTCAAATGATGGCCTATCAAAACATTCAGGTATTGAACGGCTATGGCATCAAGAAAATAGTCACTACCTGTCCGCACTGCTTCAATACATTGAAAAATGAATATCCTGAACTCGGTGGCCATTATGAAGTGATTCACCATACCACTTTGTTACAGCAGCTGATTGATGAAGGTAAGATTCGTATGAAGGAAGGTGGTAGCTTTAAAGGCAAACGCATTACCTATCATGACTCTTGCTATCTCGGTCGTGCCAATGATATTTACGAAGCACCCAGAAAAGTACTGGAAGCACTGGATGCTGAGCTCGTGGAAATGAAGCGCTGCAGAACCAAAGGCCTTTGTTGTGGTGCTGGTGGTGCACAAATGTTCAAAGAAGATGAACCCGGCGATAAGCGCATCAACCTGGAAAGAACGGAAGAAGCTTTACAGACCGGTGCTGGTTTTATAGCTTCAGCTTGTCCTTTCTGCAATACCATGATGACAGACGGTGTGAAGCTGAATGAAAAAGAAGAAGCAGTTCAGGTATTAGATATCGCTGAAATGATCGCCATGAATATGGAATAA
- a CDS encoding (Fe-S)-binding protein, with the protein MQIIQQVLFVLLAGAASWLFYKKASEIRRNILLGKAEDLNDQPAVRWRNVVLLALGQKKMFQNPLVAILHFVIYAGFVIINIEVLEIVLDGILGNHRLFAEPLGSFYTFLINAFEWLAVGVILVCVIFLSRRNIIKLKRFISKDLNGWPRSDANYILITEIILMSLFITMNAADRALQLNGNAHYHDTGNFFFSGLLAPSLQSLGDSTLIAIERACWWLHIVGIFAFLNYLPYSKHLHILLAFPNAYYARLDAPGKMRNMPSVQNEVLYAMQPELAPADAAPPARFGAKDVMDLSWKNLLDAYSCTECGRCTAACPANSTGKLLSPRKIMMATRDRLEEVGKHINQHGSFQDDGKSLLHDYISVEELRACTTCNACVQECPVSISPLDIITELRRSLIMEESNAPHEWNGMFSNTENNFAPWKFSPDERDQWANA; encoded by the coding sequence ATGCAAATCATTCAGCAAGTGCTGTTCGTACTCTTAGCCGGGGCTGCTTCCTGGCTGTTTTACAAGAAAGCCAGTGAAATCAGGCGGAATATTCTGCTGGGCAAAGCGGAAGATTTAAACGATCAACCCGCAGTACGCTGGCGCAATGTGGTATTGTTGGCGTTGGGACAAAAAAAGATGTTCCAGAATCCGCTTGTAGCCATTCTGCATTTTGTGATCTATGCTGGCTTTGTCATCATTAATATAGAGGTGCTGGAAATTGTACTAGATGGTATTCTTGGTAATCATCGCTTGTTTGCTGAGCCCTTGGGCAGTTTCTATACTTTCCTAATCAACGCTTTTGAGTGGCTGGCTGTAGGCGTGATTCTTGTCTGCGTCATTTTTCTGAGCAGAAGAAATATCATCAAACTCAAACGCTTTATTAGTAAGGACCTGAACGGATGGCCACGTAGTGATGCTAACTATATTTTGATCACTGAGATTATTTTGATGAGTTTATTCATCACGATGAATGCAGCCGATCGTGCTTTGCAATTAAACGGCAATGCACATTACCATGATACCGGCAATTTCTTCTTTTCTGGTTTACTAGCTCCTTCGCTTCAATCGCTTGGCGACAGCACATTGATTGCTATCGAAAGAGCTTGCTGGTGGTTGCACATTGTGGGCATATTTGCTTTCTTGAATTACCTGCCTTATTCTAAGCACCTGCATATCTTATTGGCATTTCCCAATGCCTATTATGCCAGACTGGATGCACCGGGCAAGATGCGCAACATGCCTTCTGTACAGAACGAAGTATTGTATGCAATGCAGCCTGAGTTAGCGCCAGCCGATGCAGCACCTCCTGCCCGCTTTGGTGCGAAAGATGTAATGGACCTTAGTTGGAAAAATTTACTGGATGCGTATAGCTGTACTGAGTGTGGCCGTTGCACAGCTGCTTGTCCCGCCAACAGCACTGGCAAATTATTAAGCCCTAGAAAAATCATGATGGCTACCCGTGATCGTTTGGAAGAAGTGGGTAAGCATATCAACCAACATGGCAGCTTTCAAGATGATGGCAAATCATTGCTGCATGATTATATCAGCGTAGAAGAACTGCGTGCTTGCACTACTTGTAATGCCTGTGTACAGGAATGCCCGGTAAGTATTTCTCCTTTAGACATCATTACCGAACTGCGCAGATCCCTAATCATGGAAGAAAGCAATGCACCGCACGAATGGAACGGCATGTTCAGTAATACAGAAAACAATTTCGCTCCTTGGAAGTTTTCTCCTGATGAGCGTGATCAATGGGCAAACGCATAA
- a CDS encoding phosphoribosyltransferase, producing MNRKYILDQVTAAHKLQRMALEVAEQLSGEAAPLVIIGVKGTGMVIAEKIAQLVRQYLTNPVQVMTVSLDKQLPREVELSESIDLTGRHILLVDDVTNSGRTLLYALKPLLQYHPRTIHTLVLVERMHKQFPVNADFVGLSIATTQEDHIQVDVADGEVISAYLL from the coding sequence ATGAACAGGAAGTATATTTTGGATCAGGTTACTGCAGCCCATAAGCTGCAGCGCATGGCATTGGAAGTGGCAGAACAGTTGAGTGGAGAAGCCGCCCCCTTGGTAATTATTGGGGTCAAGGGTACCGGAATGGTGATCGCAGAAAAGATCGCTCAGTTGGTGCGGCAATACCTAACCAATCCCGTTCAGGTGATGACCGTTAGTCTTGATAAACAATTACCCAGAGAAGTAGAATTGAGTGAATCTATTGATCTAACCGGCCGGCATATTCTGTTGGTAGATGATGTAACCAATAGTGGAAGAACCCTTTTGTATGCCCTCAAACCTTTGTTACAATATCATCCCAGAACAATCCATACCCTTGTTTTGGTAGAGCGCATGCACAAGCAGTTCCCGGTTAACGCAGACTTTGTTGGGCTTTCTATTGCCACAACACAGGAAGATCATATTCAGGTTGATGTGGCAGATGGGGAAGTAATATCAGCGTATCTGCTTTAA
- a CDS encoding DUF2279 domain-containing protein, translating to MRFQKLVFFSVFLFLRISALSQYDSSLLPSKSINKKRVQLVTAGNIIGYGGTMVLLYNAWYKNYPQGKFHTFNDNKEWLQVDKVGHMYSAYIESKVSMEMWRWAGLPRKQRIWIGGMSGAIYQTAIEILDGFSTEWGWSWGDFAANIAGSGLLVAQELAWDQQKIQLKFSFHRNNYGDPILNARADDLYGKGLANRMLKDYNAQTYWLSANLKSFLPKSNLPPWLNIAVGYGAEGMFGASTNQWVDKNGIPYNRNDIVRYRQWYLSPDIDFTRIKTKKKWVKAGLFVLNAFKMPAPALQLSRNGLKMHWLYF from the coding sequence ATGCGCTTTCAGAAGCTCGTGTTTTTTTCAGTCTTTTTATTCCTGAGGATATCCGCTTTATCCCAGTACGACTCCAGTCTTCTGCCTTCTAAGTCCATCAACAAAAAGCGCGTGCAACTGGTTACTGCCGGCAATATCATTGGCTACGGGGGAACCATGGTACTATTATACAACGCATGGTACAAGAACTATCCCCAAGGCAAGTTTCATACATTCAATGATAATAAAGAATGGCTACAGGTTGATAAAGTGGGACATATGTACAGCGCCTATATAGAAAGTAAAGTAAGTATGGAAATGTGGCGCTGGGCGGGTTTACCAAGAAAACAACGCATCTGGATTGGCGGCATGAGCGGCGCCATCTATCAAACAGCTATTGAAATACTGGATGGCTTTTCAACGGAATGGGGCTGGAGCTGGGGCGATTTTGCTGCGAATATTGCAGGGAGTGGTTTGCTTGTTGCGCAGGAACTCGCATGGGACCAACAAAAAATTCAGCTAAAGTTCTCCTTTCACCGAAATAATTATGGCGATCCTATTCTGAACGCACGTGCGGATGATTTGTATGGCAAAGGCCTGGCAAACAGAATGCTGAAAGATTATAATGCGCAAACTTATTGGTTAAGTGCAAACCTGAAATCCTTTCTACCAAAATCAAACCTGCCGCCCTGGCTCAATATCGCTGTAGGCTATGGTGCAGAGGGTATGTTTGGTGCATCAACCAATCAATGGGTAGATAAAAACGGAATTCCTTACAACAGAAATGACATTGTTAGATACAGACAATGGTATCTATCACCTGATATTGATTTCACCCGTATTAAAACCAAAAAGAAATGGGTAAAAGCTGGTCTTTTCGTACTTAATGCTTTTAAAATGCCCGCACCTGCTTTGCAACTATCTCGTAATGGCCTAAAAATGCACTGGCTGTATTTTTAA
- a CDS encoding phospho-sugar mutase, protein MDAAILGRVQVWLNGNYDAETKATIAQLEKENPDELADAFYRNLEFGTGGLRGVMGVGTNRMNKYTVGMATQGFANYLKKTYGDAPVKVAIGHDSRNNSRFFAETTANVFAANGCEVYLFEALRPTPELSFAIRHLGCQAGVVCTASHNPKEYNGYKAYWNDGGQLVPPHDKNVIKEVEAITSVDEVKWSGGESRIQLMGKEMDAAYIDMVKSLSVYPDVIAKQHDLKIVYTPIHGTGITLVPDVLKAFGFTNVTIVDEQATPDGNFPTVVYPNPEESEAMHIGLQKAKALDADILLGTDPDSDRVGIGVKNHKGEWVLMNGNQTAVLAFAYMMEARRAKGIAQPNDMVVSTIVTTEMINDVAKANNVACYNVLTGFKWIAELVKAKEGKENYIVGGEESFGLMIGDKTRDKDAISAVALLCEMAAYEKNQGRTLFDKMIDLYTQYGFYYENLISITKKGMNGQKEIAAMMEGYRTNPPATINGAQVVQLLDYQLQQGKNLVTGESWSIDLPKSNVLQFITADGSKISARPSGTEPKIKFYFSVKTDLANRADFDTKLAELENKISGIVKDMQLK, encoded by the coding sequence ATGGATGCTGCCATCTTAGGTCGCGTACAAGTCTGGCTGAACGGCAACTACGACGCTGAAACCAAAGCCACAATAGCACAATTAGAAAAAGAAAATCCCGACGAACTGGCTGATGCCTTTTATAGAAACCTTGAATTCGGAACCGGTGGTCTCCGTGGCGTCATGGGTGTGGGTACCAATCGTATGAATAAGTATACTGTTGGTATGGCTACACAAGGTTTCGCCAACTATTTGAAGAAGACATACGGTGATGCTCCTGTAAAAGTGGCCATTGGGCACGACAGTCGCAACAACAGCCGCTTCTTCGCCGAGACTACAGCGAATGTGTTTGCAGCCAATGGCTGTGAAGTATATCTATTCGAAGCTTTGCGCCCAACACCCGAACTCAGTTTTGCAATTCGGCATTTAGGTTGTCAGGCTGGTGTGGTTTGTACTGCATCGCACAACCCTAAAGAGTACAATGGCTATAAAGCTTATTGGAATGATGGCGGACAGTTGGTGCCTCCGCATGATAAGAACGTGATCAAGGAAGTAGAAGCCATTACTTCAGTAGATGAAGTGAAATGGTCTGGCGGCGAAAGTCGTATCCAGCTGATGGGTAAGGAAATGGATGCCGCATACATTGATATGGTGAAAAGTCTGAGTGTATACCCGGATGTGATTGCCAAGCAACACGACTTGAAAATTGTATACACCCCCATTCACGGTACAGGTATTACTTTGGTACCTGATGTATTAAAAGCTTTTGGTTTCACCAATGTAACTATCGTTGATGAGCAGGCTACACCCGATGGTAATTTCCCAACAGTTGTGTATCCTAACCCTGAAGAAAGTGAAGCCATGCATATCGGCTTGCAAAAAGCCAAAGCGTTGGATGCAGATATTTTGTTGGGTACAGATCCAGATAGCGACCGTGTAGGCATAGGTGTGAAAAACCATAAGGGCGAGTGGGTACTTATGAATGGTAACCAAACAGCAGTATTAGCTTTTGCATACATGATGGAAGCGCGTCGTGCAAAAGGTATTGCACAGCCTAATGATATGGTGGTTAGCACGATTGTTACAACTGAAATGATTAATGATGTGGCCAAAGCCAATAACGTGGCTTGTTACAATGTTTTGACCGGGTTTAAATGGATTGCTGAACTCGTAAAAGCGAAAGAAGGCAAAGAAAACTATATCGTTGGTGGCGAAGAAAGTTTTGGTTTGATGATTGGCGATAAGACACGCGATAAGGATGCCATCAGTGCAGTTGCCCTGCTTTGCGAAATGGCTGCTTATGAGAAGAATCAGGGCAGAACGCTCTTTGATAAGATGATTGATCTCTATACCCAATATGGTTTCTACTATGAGAACCTGATCAGCATTACCAAGAAGGGCATGAACGGACAAAAAGAGATTGCAGCGATGATGGAAGGCTATCGTACCAACCCGCCAGCAACCATCAATGGTGCGCAAGTAGTACAATTGCTCGATTATCAATTGCAGCAGGGTAAGAATTTGGTTACTGGCGAATCTTGGTCTATTGATCTACCAAAGAGTAATGTACTGCAGTTCATTACTGCCGATGGCAGTAAGATTTCTGCAAGACCAAGCGGTACTGAACCCAAGATCAAGTTCTATTTCAGTGTAAAGACTGATTTGGCCAATCGCGCAGATTTTGATACGAAGCTAGCTGAGCTGGAAAACAAGATCAGCGGTATCGTTAAAGATATGCAGTTGAAATAG
- a CDS encoding protein-L-isoaspartate(D-aspartate) O-methyltransferase, with protein sequence MRKFEDTYQHKGLRKKLVELLREKGITDESVLAAIGNIPRHYFLDSAFDKIAYEDRAFPIGEGQTISQPYTVAYQSQLLQIKKGDKVLEIGTGSFYQAAVLAEMGAWVHTIERQKKLYEKLKGFHLRNKYPNVKFFYGDGFEGLPTYAPFDKVIITAAAPFIPPKLVEQMKVGALMVIPVDEGEAQRMLRLTKLPDGTLKEESFEQFSFVPMLTGKNQ encoded by the coding sequence ATGAGGAAATTTGAAGACACATATCAGCATAAAGGTTTGCGTAAGAAGTTGGTAGAACTGCTGCGCGAAAAGGGCATTACAGATGAATCTGTACTTGCAGCAATCGGCAATATACCAAGGCATTATTTTCTGGATTCTGCATTTGATAAAATTGCATACGAAGACAGAGCATTTCCAATCGGAGAGGGGCAAACCATATCTCAACCTTATACAGTTGCGTATCAGTCACAATTATTGCAAATCAAAAAAGGCGATAAGGTATTAGAGATCGGAACAGGAAGTTTTTATCAGGCTGCTGTACTGGCCGAGATGGGTGCGTGGGTGCATACCATTGAGCGACAAAAAAAATTATACGAAAAACTCAAGGGCTTTCACCTGCGTAATAAATATCCTAACGTCAAATTTTTTTATGGAGATGGCTTTGAAGGGTTGCCAACCTATGCGCCTTTTGATAAAGTCATCATCACAGCTGCTGCACCATTCATTCCACCCAAACTGGTAGAACAAATGAAAGTTGGCGCGCTGATGGTAATACCCGTTGACGAAGGAGAAGCGCAGCGTATGTTGCGTTTAACCAAACTACCGGATGGTACATTAAAAGAAGAGAGCTTTGAGCAATTCTCATTTGTGCCAATGCTTACCGGAAAGAATCAATAA
- a CDS encoding TonB-dependent receptor: MRKLLFVFILLSISYLGFSQFPGMGGNRGGMGGQNMNIGRFYGKLVDASNKGIEGASVQLIGNRFDTVTKRMKEAILSTQLTDKQGDFNIENLPLFGNFKLKVSSLGFKTLEKSIKFDIKMPAGGPQALAQSGGFQQLLGQADKDLGNIKMEEDASTLANVTVTTTAKQFFEMGVDRKIFNVEKNINSTGQTAVEIMRNIPSLNVDIDGNVTLRNAAPQLFIDGRPTTLTLEQIPADIVEKVELITNPSAKFDASGGNAGILNVVLKKNKKVGYNGGLRYGLDSRWRSNIGGDLNLRQNKFNFFLSGNYNQRKSISTALTDRDNFGTSSKAIVLQNSNATNSGYFAFLRGGMDYFVDNRNTITVSGSYVNGVFNNEEVQRIDSTINNIFTSYSLRDAYSAAEFRNVGASLSFKHNFPKAGHEWTADINYNKSNNENNSDFTQTTYFPNSFSIKGNPILQKTLGSGSNSFVIIQTDYENPITDNSKFEAGARAQLRDFTSNNVQQFYNYNTNSFQTIPSISANFAYNDAVYAAYSIYSFKKKNWSYQLGMRAESSFYDGRILGKDSSFRVDFPISLFPSAFITYKKSDKEDIQVNYSRRINRPNFFQLIPFIDYTDPQNLNVGNAGLKPEFVNSLELSYNNAYKKGANLLINAFFKYSTNLITRYQYKGTDPLKPFDSVVFNTFTNANNSIIYGIEITNRMDVTKWWNMTANLNIFNSQINGENIANNLNNQLVSWFAKLNNNFKLKKGYSIQLSGDYQAKTVLPPGGGGGGFGGGRGGFGGGMMFGGGNVGTAQGYNLPRYAVDMSIRKDFTWKGGNTGSLTLSMNDIFRTQLQQSFAESPFFTQTFQRRRDPQVLRLNFSWRFGKFDPNLFKRKSTKGDMDGGAGSMMGGMNG; the protein is encoded by the coding sequence ATGAGAAAATTGTTATTTGTTTTTATTTTATTGTCAATTAGTTATTTAGGCTTTTCGCAATTCCCGGGTATGGGTGGTAACCGCGGTGGCATGGGCGGCCAGAATATGAATATTGGCCGATTTTACGGTAAGCTGGTGGATGCTTCTAATAAGGGTATCGAAGGCGCCAGTGTTCAGCTGATCGGAAACCGTTTTGATACGGTGACCAAAAGGATGAAAGAAGCGATTTTATCTACACAACTCACTGATAAACAAGGGGATTTCAATATTGAAAACCTGCCTTTATTCGGTAACTTCAAATTGAAAGTAAGTAGCCTGGGCTTCAAGACCCTGGAAAAATCAATCAAATTCGACATCAAAATGCCTGCCGGCGGCCCACAGGCACTGGCACAAAGTGGCGGCTTTCAGCAACTCCTTGGTCAGGCTGATAAAGACCTGGGTAATATAAAGATGGAAGAAGATGCCAGCACCCTTGCCAACGTAACGGTAACTACAACAGCCAAGCAATTCTTTGAAATGGGTGTTGACCGCAAAATCTTTAACGTAGAAAAGAATATCAACAGTACCGGTCAAACGGCAGTTGAAATTATGCGTAATATCCCTTCATTGAATGTGGATATTGATGGCAACGTTACCCTTCGTAACGCAGCTCCTCAGTTGTTCATTGATGGCAGACCTACAACCCTAACGTTAGAGCAGATTCCTGCTGATATCGTTGAGAAGGTAGAGTTGATTACCAACCCATCTGCTAAGTTTGATGCATCAGGTGGTAATGCCGGTATCTTAAACGTTGTTCTGAAGAAGAATAAAAAAGTTGGTTACAACGGTGGTCTCCGCTATGGCTTGGATAGCCGTTGGCGTTCAAACATTGGCGGTGATTTAAACCTCCGTCAGAATAAATTTAATTTTTTCTTATCTGGTAACTACAACCAGCGTAAATCAATTTCAACTGCACTGACAGACAGAGACAATTTCGGAACAAGCTCTAAAGCCATTGTTTTACAAAACAGTAATGCAACCAACTCAGGATACTTTGCTTTCTTAAGAGGTGGTATGGATTATTTCGTTGATAACAGAAACACCATTACTGTATCTGGTAGCTACGTGAATGGCGTATTCAACAACGAAGAAGTGCAGCGAATTGACTCAACCATCAACAATATTTTCACTTCATACAGCCTCAGAGATGCATATTCTGCAGCAGAATTCAGAAATGTGGGTGCCAGCTTGAGTTTCAAACATAATTTTCCTAAAGCAGGTCATGAGTGGACAGCAGACATCAATTATAACAAAAGCAATAACGAGAACAATTCTGACTTTACACAAACAACTTATTTCCCCAACTCTTTCAGCATAAAGGGAAATCCGATTCTGCAAAAAACGCTGGGCTCAGGTTCAAATAGTTTTGTCATCATTCAGACTGACTACGAGAACCCTATTACCGATAACAGCAAGTTCGAAGCAGGCGCTCGTGCACAGTTGCGTGATTTTACCAGCAATAACGTGCAGCAGTTTTACAACTATAACACCAATAGTTTTCAAACAATCCCAAGCATTAGTGCCAATTTCGCTTACAATGATGCCGTATATGCAGCTTATAGCATTTACAGTTTCAAGAAAAAGAACTGGAGCTATCAATTGGGTATGAGAGCAGAAAGCTCTTTCTATGATGGCCGCATTTTGGGTAAGGATTCCAGCTTCAGGGTAGACTTCCCGATCAGCCTCTTCCCAAGTGCATTTATTACATACAAGAAATCAGACAAAGAAGATATTCAGGTGAACTATTCACGCAGAATCAACAGACCTAATTTCTTCCAGTTAATTCCATTTATTGATTATACAGACCCTCAGAACCTGAACGTAGGTAATGCAGGCCTTAAGCCTGAATTTGTAAACTCATTGGAATTATCTTATAACAATGCGTATAAGAAAGGAGCCAACTTATTGATCAACGCTTTCTTTAAGTATAGTACCAACCTGATTACACGTTACCAGTACAAAGGAACAGATCCATTGAAGCCATTTGACAGTGTGGTGTTCAACACCTTTACCAATGCCAATAACAGCATAATCTATGGTATTGAAATCACCAACCGTATGGATGTAACGAAATGGTGGAACATGACTGCTAACCTGAACATCTTTAACTCTCAGATTAATGGTGAGAATATTGCCAACAACCTCAATAACCAATTGGTAAGCTGGTTCGCGAAGTTGAATAACAACTTTAAGTTGAAGAAAGGCTATTCTATCCAGCTGAGTGGTGATTACCAAGCCAAGACTGTATTACCTCCCGGTGGTGGTGGCGGCGGATTTGGTGGTGGCCGTGGTGGATTTGGCGGTGGTATGATGTTTGGCGGCGGTAACGTTGGTACTGCACAGGGATACAACCTCCCGCGTTATGCAGTTGACATGTCAATCAGAAAAGATTTCACATGGAAAGGTGGCAATACCGGTTCACTCACACTGAGCATGAACGATATTTTCCGCACACAGTTACAACAAAGCTTTGCTGAGTCTCCATTCTTTACCCAGACTTTCCAGCGCAGAAGAGACCCACAGGTATTACGCCTGAACTTCAGCTGGCGCTTTGGTAAGTTTGATCCAAACCTCTTCAAGCGTAAGAGCACCAAGGGCGATATGGATGGCGGTGCCGGTAGCATGATGGGCGGCATGAACGGCTAA